Proteins encoded by one window of Macrobrachium rosenbergii isolate ZJJX-2024 chromosome 57, ASM4041242v1, whole genome shotgun sequence:
- the LOC136837075 gene encoding uncharacterized protein isoform X2 yields MILSSQGANSDSGANSSSSKSNQYSREPLRNTVPEVKAPSERIFSSEKAKNGTSPPAMRDSGEVQSDTYKSASSLGGPFHLNGSYPAKENEISFSTFNIDNIHTVQNGVSYHFPKAATEKIHARSLSLSSLSSYPLNSTNYTTKSIPSYLLRSLGNGSLGGSLRSPVATYYTLSNGSTSLPSMKRSVTLQNQNVTLHESAPVFIILEPIPHPLEKSNNSFLENRNDAKVSSFQVNITTEQLKSNNTLQTDQSSAYLTGSPQTTPSEYNTTPTESKHQSDSLHISEESNSVTTQEFHDTKEPLLLTIQEASGSAQYGDFAFSQDFTDELSALSEQTPVHYTPDPYTYPLKDQSDHLLFPTNNGDNDTLSKEIDMEPQTENIKARDTENRFPYSNEDYSDTTSDYENLSFQSNYDFVSTNNSNETSPSSTPRSSETNSLFDVPKPSDAVIASSNETQSESTTETIDPVLLESEKFNSLQQSVPVTTSQISTYPSENPSSQPLDKMLNGSAAQFTRYHSSLQNEPEHIVSVKELEVASVLKFSNQLDKLYHLKQNVTISTSISLQSKNTSHTNVDQVPQNSTTKSVTFGSVIPQNDTLAFSEQTSESYISETSTYTSDDPLSSSLSTDEDDGISTHATEKFDETISVDFSTSRRKLISLYSEDDDEISPSEESGLSTQSDYQSEEAYYMNENDSFAIKSENQLRLSENILLDESTSSGFPVSSDQASTTPSVTEPTTEVESEFYSTYQMDAASQYSTEGQASITPVVTESTTELQSEYYPTDLTEAASQYSTEGHASTTPTVTESTTELQSEYYPTDLTEASSQYSTEGQASTTPTVTEPTTQLQSEYYPTDQTEAESEYSTVGQASAKTEGTEPTTELQNEHYPTDQTGAAAEYSTEGQASTTPTVTEPTTELHSEYYPADQKEAASEYSTEGQASTTPVVTEPTTQLQSEYYPTDQTEAESEYSTVGQASTTTEVTETTTELQNEHYPTDQTEAASEYSTEAQDSANPLITEPTSDLQTEYKSTYRTVAASEYETEGQASTSPSVTELTTGMQSENYTTHQTEASSEYTTEGQASATPVVAEPTTELYYSTDQTEAASESSTEGQASTTSVVTETITEIQSRYYPTEQTEAPSEYSIEGQASTTTVVAEHATKLQNEHSPTHQTEPASEYSTEGQTSNPLLVTEPSTETQSEYYPTAQTEAASEYSTEDLSETYSTDFLALLSGGDYRSDIIDYMDKNSTSALSLFTLHPDDSDSTILPKIYQSSSSVVNPDRTRSIGNSSSLLEELQNENLLFPEQATTDDSSEKFTYPEEMTLNLHSTDIRPMATEMTTDPTVTNINPITFARATDVAKRNISHAAELPKITAQHLTGFSNEWKHPSSNTQHDWRDAPFSERPRPNIFDIKNINNYYILPTFTIQNHPPLRESFYNYLSKLQSPWPYSHYSPQIYPRFNSLPVSHFNQNDFYHRLLQRQRYYYPHPYYQGSYTQNPIYQPYVPWQNSHY; encoded by the coding sequence ATGATTTTGTCATCCCAAGGAGCTAATTCTGATTCTGGCGCTAACTCCAGCTCTTCCAAATCAAATCAGTATTCTCGAGAACCATTGAGGAATACTGTGCCTGAAGTGAAAGCACCTTCAGAAAGGATATTTTCCTCTGAAAAAGCAAAGAATGGAACATCTCCACCTGCTATGAGAGACTCTGGAGAAGTGCAAAGTGATACTTACAAATCAGCGTCTTCTTTAGGAGGGCCATTTCATTTGAATGGGTCTTATCCAGCTAAAGAGAATGAAATTAGCTTTAGCACATTTAACATTGATAACATTCACACTGTTCAAAATGGAGTTTCTTACCATTTCCCTAAAGCTGCCACAGAAAAAATTCATGCGCGTTCCTTAAGTTTGTCCTCGCTCAGTAGCTATCCTTTGAACAGTACAAACTATACTACAAAATCGATCCCATCCTACTTACTGAGGTCTTTGGGTAATGGTTCACTCGGAGGCTCATTGCGTTCACCTGTAGCAACCTACTACACTTTATCAAACGGCAGTACGAGCCTCCCGTCAATGAAGAGGTCAGTAACTCTTCAGAATCAAAACGTAACATTACATGAATCAGCTCCAGTGTTCATCATCTTAGAACCCATTCCACATCCAttggaaaaatcaaataattcatttCTAGAGAACAGGAATGATGCAAAAGTGTCTTCTTTCCAGGTGAACATTACTACAGAACAGCTCAAGAGCAATAACACTCTACAGACTGACCAATCGTCTGCGTACCTAACAGGCAGTCCTCAAACAACGCCCTCTGAGTACAACACCACACCAACTGAAAGTAAACACCAGTCTGACAGCCTACATATATCTGAGGAATCTAATAGTGTCACTACTCAGGAGTTCCATGATACCAAGGAACCTCTATTACTAACTATACAGGAAGCCTCAGGCAGTGCTCAGTATGGAGATTTTGCGTTTTCACAAGATTTCACTGATGAACTCTCCGCATTGTCTGAACAAACACCAGTTCACTACACTCCAGATCCTTACACTTATCCTTTAAAGGACCAGTCCGATCACCTGCTATTCCCCACAAACAATGGTGATAATGACACTCTCAGCAAAGAAATCGATATGGAGCCACAAACTGAAAACATCAAAGCACGTGATACTGAAAACAGATTCCCATATTCAAATGAAGACTACTCAGATACCACTTctgattatgaaaatttatctttcCAAAGTAATTACGATTTTGTTAGTACAAACAATTCCAATGAAACAAGTCCCTCTTCTACCCCAAGATCCTCAGAAACGAATTCCCTGTTTGATGTTCCAAAACCTTCAGATGCAGTTATAGCTTCCAGTAATGAAACACAGAGTGAATCTACAACAGAAACCATAGACCCAGTGTTActtgaaagtgaaaaatttaacTCTCTTCAGCAAAGTGTTCCAGTTACCACTTCCCAAATTTCTACATACCCTTCAGAGAATCCAAGTAGTCAGCCTTTGGATAAAATGCTTAATGGGAGTGCAGCACAATTCACTCGGTACCATAGCTCGCTTCAGAATGAGCCAGAACATATTGTTTCAGTGAAAGAGCTTGAAGTTGCTTCAGTACTGAAATTCAGCAATCAGCTAGATAAATTATACCACCTGAAACAGAATGTCACCATTTCCACTTCGATATCTTTGCAGTCAAAGAATACCTCACATACCAATGTCGATCAAGTTCCTCAAAACAGCACAACTAAATCAGTTACCTTTGGATCAGTAATACCTCAAAACGATACATTAGCATTTTCAGAACAAACGTCTGAAAGTTACATTTCAGAAACTTCGACATATACATCTGACgaccctctctcttcttctttatcaACAGATGAGGATGATGGCATATCTACTCATGCCACAGAAAAATTCGATGAGACAATAAGTGTTGACTTTAGCACAAGTCGAAGAAAGTTGATATCTCtgtattcagaagatgatgaCGAAATATCTCCCTCTGAGGAATCCGGATTGTCAACACAAAGCGATTATCAGTCTGAAGAGGCATATTATATGAACGAAAATGATAGCTTTGCCATAAAGTCTGAAAATCAACTGAGACTTTCAGAGAACATTTTACTTGATGAGTCAACATCTTCAGGATTTCCAGTGTCTTCTGACCAAGCCAGTACCACACCTTCAGTAACAGAACCTACTACAGAGGTAGAAAGTGAATTTTACTCCACATATCAGATGGACGCTGCATCTCAGTATTCAACAGAGGGTCAGGCCAGTATCACACCTGTAGTAACAGAATCTACCACAGAGCTACAAAGTGAATACTATCCCACAGATCTGACAGAAGCTGCATCTCAGTATTCAACAGAGGGTCACGCCAGTACCACACCTACAGTAACAGAATCTACCACAGAGCTACAAAGTGAATACTATCCCACAGATCTGACAGAAGCTTCATCTCAGTATTCAACAGAGGGTCAAGCCAGTACCACACCTACAGTAACAGAACCTACTACACAGCTACAAAGTGAATACTATCCCACAGATCAGACAGAAGCTGAATCTGAGTATTCAACAGTGGGTCAAGCCAGTGCCAAAACTGAAGGAACAGAACCTACTACAGAGCTACAAAATGAACACTATCCCACAGACCAGACGGGAGCTGCAGCTGAGTATTCAACAGAGGGTCAAGCCAGTACCACACCTACAGTAACAGAACCTACTACAGAGCTACACAGTGAGTACTATCCTGCAGACCAGAAGGAAGCTGCATCTGAGTATTCAACAGAGGGTCAAGCCAGTACCACACCTGTAGTAACAGAACCTACTACACAGCTACAAAGTGAATACTATCCCACAGATCAGACAGAAGCTGAATCTGAGTATTCAACAGTGGGTCAAGCCAGTACCACAACTGAAGTAACAGAAACTACTACAGAGCTACAAAATGAACACTATCCCACAGATCAGACGGAAGCTGCATCTGAGTATTCAACAGAGGCCCAGGACAGTGCCAATCCTTTAATAACAGAACCTACTTCAGATTTACAAACTGAATATAAGTCCACATATCGAACAGTTGCTGCATCTGAGTATGAAACAGAGGGTCAAGccagtacctcaccttcagtgacAGAACTTACCACAGGGATGCAGAGCGAAAACTATACCACACATCAGACAGAAGCTTCATCTGAATATACAACTGAGGGTCAAGCCAGTGCAACACCCGTAGTAGCAGAACCTACCACAGAGTTATATTATTCCACAGATCAGACAGAGGCTGCATCTGAGTCCTCAACAGAGGGCCAAGCCAGTACCACATCTGTAGTAACAGAAACTATTACAGAGATACAGAGTAGATACTATCCTACAGAACAGACAGAGGCTCCATCTGAGTATTCAATAGAGGGTCAAGCTAGTACTACAACTGTAGTAGCAGAACATGCTACAAAGCTACAAAATGAACACAGTCCCACACATCAGACAGAACCTGCATCTGAGTATTCAACAGAGGGTCAAACCAGTAACCCACTTTTAGTAACAGAACCCTCTACAGAGACACAAAGTGAATACTATCCTACAGCTCAGACAGAGGCTGCCTCTGAATATTCAACAGAGGATCTTTCAGAAACATATTCCACGGACTTCTTGGCCTTGCTGTCTGGAGGTGATTATAGATCTGATATTATTGATTACATGGATAAAAATAGCACCAGTGCTCTTTCATTGTTTACTTTGCATCCAGATGACTCTGACAGTACCATATTGCCCAAAATTTACCAAAGTTCAAGCTCAGTGGTCAATCCTGACAGAACAAGAAGCATTGgaaattcatcatcattattagagGAACTGCAAAATGAAAACCTCTTGTTTCCAGAGCAAGCCACAACTGATGACTCTTCAGAGAAATTTACATACCCTGAAGAAATGACCCTTAATTTACATAGTACTGATATCAGGCCAATGGCCACTGAAATGACTACAGATCCCACAGTTACCAATATAAATCCAATTACCTTTGCTAGGGCCACAGATGTAGCCAAACGTAACATATCACATGCTGCAGAGCTGCCCAAAATTACTGCACAACATCTAACTGGTTTCTCAAATGAATGGAAACATCCTTCTAGTAACACGCAGCATGACTGGAGAGATGCACCATTCTCAGAGAGACCCAGGCCAAATATTTtcgatataaaaaatatcaacaattacTACATATTACCAACTTTTACTATTCAAAATCATCCTCCCTTAAGGGAGAGCTTCTATAACTACCTAAGCAAGCTTCAGAGTCCTTGGCCTTACAGCCACTACAGTCCTCAAATTTACCCAAGATTCAATTCTCTCCCTGTTAGTCATTTCAACCAGAATGACTTTTATCATCGGTTACTTCAGAGACAACGTTACTATTATCCTCATCCCTATTATCAAGGCAGTTATACACAGAACCCAATCTACCAGCCTTATGTTCCATGGCAAAATTCTCATTATTGA
- the LOC136837075 gene encoding uncharacterized protein isoform X1 → MDIFLSATFVCVSLPILHVRADVSQVLDTTKGFAAHILFPGGSEGPFPQANTPTKAYLWPESSEKVFEGIAHNLSSPVVAENSSEQSSTEHAKESYTARIPLLIDEHSTKRQYSEDMILSSQGANSDSGANSSSSKSNQYSREPLRNTVPEVKAPSERIFSSEKAKNGTSPPAMRDSGEVQSDTYKSASSLGGPFHLNGSYPAKENEISFSTFNIDNIHTVQNGVSYHFPKAATEKIHARSLSLSSLSSYPLNSTNYTTKSIPSYLLRSLGNGSLGGSLRSPVATYYTLSNGSTSLPSMKRSVTLQNQNVTLHESAPVFIILEPIPHPLEKSNNSFLENRNDAKVSSFQVNITTEQLKSNNTLQTDQSSAYLTGSPQTTPSEYNTTPTESKHQSDSLHISEESNSVTTQEFHDTKEPLLLTIQEASGSAQYGDFAFSQDFTDELSALSEQTPVHYTPDPYTYPLKDQSDHLLFPTNNGDNDTLSKEIDMEPQTENIKARDTENRFPYSNEDYSDTTSDYENLSFQSNYDFVSTNNSNETSPSSTPRSSETNSLFDVPKPSDAVIASSNETQSESTTETIDPVLLESEKFNSLQQSVPVTTSQISTYPSENPSSQPLDKMLNGSAAQFTRYHSSLQNEPEHIVSVKELEVASVLKFSNQLDKLYHLKQNVTISTSISLQSKNTSHTNVDQVPQNSTTKSVTFGSVIPQNDTLAFSEQTSESYISETSTYTSDDPLSSSLSTDEDDGISTHATEKFDETISVDFSTSRRKLISLYSEDDDEISPSEESGLSTQSDYQSEEAYYMNENDSFAIKSENQLRLSENILLDESTSSGFPVSSDQASTTPSVTEPTTEVESEFYSTYQMDAASQYSTEGQASITPVVTESTTELQSEYYPTDLTEAASQYSTEGHASTTPTVTESTTELQSEYYPTDLTEASSQYSTEGQASTTPTVTEPTTQLQSEYYPTDQTEAESEYSTVGQASAKTEGTEPTTELQNEHYPTDQTGAAAEYSTEGQASTTPTVTEPTTELHSEYYPADQKEAASEYSTEGQASTTPVVTEPTTQLQSEYYPTDQTEAESEYSTVGQASTTTEVTETTTELQNEHYPTDQTEAASEYSTEAQDSANPLITEPTSDLQTEYKSTYRTVAASEYETEGQASTSPSVTELTTGMQSENYTTHQTEASSEYTTEGQASATPVVAEPTTELYYSTDQTEAASESSTEGQASTTSVVTETITEIQSRYYPTEQTEAPSEYSIEGQASTTTVVAEHATKLQNEHSPTHQTEPASEYSTEGQTSNPLLVTEPSTETQSEYYPTAQTEAASEYSTEDLSETYSTDFLALLSGGDYRSDIIDYMDKNSTSALSLFTLHPDDSDSTILPKIYQSSSSVVNPDRTRSIGNSSSLLEELQNENLLFPEQATTDDSSEKFTYPEEMTLNLHSTDIRPMATEMTTDPTVTNINPITFARATDVAKRNISHAAELPKITAQHLTGFSNEWKHPSSNTQHDWRDAPFSERPRPNIFDIKNINNYYILPTFTIQNHPPLRESFYNYLSKLQSPWPYSHYSPQIYPRFNSLPVSHFNQNDFYHRLLQRQRYYYPHPYYQGSYTQNPIYQPYVPWQNSHY, encoded by the exons TCTGAAGGACCGTTTCCACAAGCAAACACCCCAACGAAAGCATATCTATGGCCTGAGTCCTCAGAGAAAGTTTTCGAAGGCATTGCACATAATCTTTCATCCCCTGTCGTAGCAGAAAATTCTTCAGAACAAAGCAGT ACAGAACATGCCAAAGAATCCTACACTGCGCGAATACCTCTGCTTATCGACGAACACTCCACCAAACGCCAATATTCAGAGGACATGATTTTGTCATCCCAAGGAGCTAATTCTGATTCTGGCGCTAACTCCAGCTCTTCCAAATCAAATCAGTATTCTCGAGAACCATTGAGGAATACTGTGCCTGAAGTGAAAGCACCTTCAGAAAGGATATTTTCCTCTGAAAAAGCAAAGAATGGAACATCTCCACCTGCTATGAGAGACTCTGGAGAAGTGCAAAGTGATACTTACAAATCAGCGTCTTCTTTAGGAGGGCCATTTCATTTGAATGGGTCTTATCCAGCTAAAGAGAATGAAATTAGCTTTAGCACATTTAACATTGATAACATTCACACTGTTCAAAATGGAGTTTCTTACCATTTCCCTAAAGCTGCCACAGAAAAAATTCATGCGCGTTCCTTAAGTTTGTCCTCGCTCAGTAGCTATCCTTTGAACAGTACAAACTATACTACAAAATCGATCCCATCCTACTTACTGAGGTCTTTGGGTAATGGTTCACTCGGAGGCTCATTGCGTTCACCTGTAGCAACCTACTACACTTTATCAAACGGCAGTACGAGCCTCCCGTCAATGAAGAGGTCAGTAACTCTTCAGAATCAAAACGTAACATTACATGAATCAGCTCCAGTGTTCATCATCTTAGAACCCATTCCACATCCAttggaaaaatcaaataattcatttCTAGAGAACAGGAATGATGCAAAAGTGTCTTCTTTCCAGGTGAACATTACTACAGAACAGCTCAAGAGCAATAACACTCTACAGACTGACCAATCGTCTGCGTACCTAACAGGCAGTCCTCAAACAACGCCCTCTGAGTACAACACCACACCAACTGAAAGTAAACACCAGTCTGACAGCCTACATATATCTGAGGAATCTAATAGTGTCACTACTCAGGAGTTCCATGATACCAAGGAACCTCTATTACTAACTATACAGGAAGCCTCAGGCAGTGCTCAGTATGGAGATTTTGCGTTTTCACAAGATTTCACTGATGAACTCTCCGCATTGTCTGAACAAACACCAGTTCACTACACTCCAGATCCTTACACTTATCCTTTAAAGGACCAGTCCGATCACCTGCTATTCCCCACAAACAATGGTGATAATGACACTCTCAGCAAAGAAATCGATATGGAGCCACAAACTGAAAACATCAAAGCACGTGATACTGAAAACAGATTCCCATATTCAAATGAAGACTACTCAGATACCACTTctgattatgaaaatttatctttcCAAAGTAATTACGATTTTGTTAGTACAAACAATTCCAATGAAACAAGTCCCTCTTCTACCCCAAGATCCTCAGAAACGAATTCCCTGTTTGATGTTCCAAAACCTTCAGATGCAGTTATAGCTTCCAGTAATGAAACACAGAGTGAATCTACAACAGAAACCATAGACCCAGTGTTActtgaaagtgaaaaatttaacTCTCTTCAGCAAAGTGTTCCAGTTACCACTTCCCAAATTTCTACATACCCTTCAGAGAATCCAAGTAGTCAGCCTTTGGATAAAATGCTTAATGGGAGTGCAGCACAATTCACTCGGTACCATAGCTCGCTTCAGAATGAGCCAGAACATATTGTTTCAGTGAAAGAGCTTGAAGTTGCTTCAGTACTGAAATTCAGCAATCAGCTAGATAAATTATACCACCTGAAACAGAATGTCACCATTTCCACTTCGATATCTTTGCAGTCAAAGAATACCTCACATACCAATGTCGATCAAGTTCCTCAAAACAGCACAACTAAATCAGTTACCTTTGGATCAGTAATACCTCAAAACGATACATTAGCATTTTCAGAACAAACGTCTGAAAGTTACATTTCAGAAACTTCGACATATACATCTGACgaccctctctcttcttctttatcaACAGATGAGGATGATGGCATATCTACTCATGCCACAGAAAAATTCGATGAGACAATAAGTGTTGACTTTAGCACAAGTCGAAGAAAGTTGATATCTCtgtattcagaagatgatgaCGAAATATCTCCCTCTGAGGAATCCGGATTGTCAACACAAAGCGATTATCAGTCTGAAGAGGCATATTATATGAACGAAAATGATAGCTTTGCCATAAAGTCTGAAAATCAACTGAGACTTTCAGAGAACATTTTACTTGATGAGTCAACATCTTCAGGATTTCCAGTGTCTTCTGACCAAGCCAGTACCACACCTTCAGTAACAGAACCTACTACAGAGGTAGAAAGTGAATTTTACTCCACATATCAGATGGACGCTGCATCTCAGTATTCAACAGAGGGTCAGGCCAGTATCACACCTGTAGTAACAGAATCTACCACAGAGCTACAAAGTGAATACTATCCCACAGATCTGACAGAAGCTGCATCTCAGTATTCAACAGAGGGTCACGCCAGTACCACACCTACAGTAACAGAATCTACCACAGAGCTACAAAGTGAATACTATCCCACAGATCTGACAGAAGCTTCATCTCAGTATTCAACAGAGGGTCAAGCCAGTACCACACCTACAGTAACAGAACCTACTACACAGCTACAAAGTGAATACTATCCCACAGATCAGACAGAAGCTGAATCTGAGTATTCAACAGTGGGTCAAGCCAGTGCCAAAACTGAAGGAACAGAACCTACTACAGAGCTACAAAATGAACACTATCCCACAGACCAGACGGGAGCTGCAGCTGAGTATTCAACAGAGGGTCAAGCCAGTACCACACCTACAGTAACAGAACCTACTACAGAGCTACACAGTGAGTACTATCCTGCAGACCAGAAGGAAGCTGCATCTGAGTATTCAACAGAGGGTCAAGCCAGTACCACACCTGTAGTAACAGAACCTACTACACAGCTACAAAGTGAATACTATCCCACAGATCAGACAGAAGCTGAATCTGAGTATTCAACAGTGGGTCAAGCCAGTACCACAACTGAAGTAACAGAAACTACTACAGAGCTACAAAATGAACACTATCCCACAGATCAGACGGAAGCTGCATCTGAGTATTCAACAGAGGCCCAGGACAGTGCCAATCCTTTAATAACAGAACCTACTTCAGATTTACAAACTGAATATAAGTCCACATATCGAACAGTTGCTGCATCTGAGTATGAAACAGAGGGTCAAGccagtacctcaccttcagtgacAGAACTTACCACAGGGATGCAGAGCGAAAACTATACCACACATCAGACAGAAGCTTCATCTGAATATACAACTGAGGGTCAAGCCAGTGCAACACCCGTAGTAGCAGAACCTACCACAGAGTTATATTATTCCACAGATCAGACAGAGGCTGCATCTGAGTCCTCAACAGAGGGCCAAGCCAGTACCACATCTGTAGTAACAGAAACTATTACAGAGATACAGAGTAGATACTATCCTACAGAACAGACAGAGGCTCCATCTGAGTATTCAATAGAGGGTCAAGCTAGTACTACAACTGTAGTAGCAGAACATGCTACAAAGCTACAAAATGAACACAGTCCCACACATCAGACAGAACCTGCATCTGAGTATTCAACAGAGGGTCAAACCAGTAACCCACTTTTAGTAACAGAACCCTCTACAGAGACACAAAGTGAATACTATCCTACAGCTCAGACAGAGGCTGCCTCTGAATATTCAACAGAGGATCTTTCAGAAACATATTCCACGGACTTCTTGGCCTTGCTGTCTGGAGGTGATTATAGATCTGATATTATTGATTACATGGATAAAAATAGCACCAGTGCTCTTTCATTGTTTACTTTGCATCCAGATGACTCTGACAGTACCATATTGCCCAAAATTTACCAAAGTTCAAGCTCAGTGGTCAATCCTGACAGAACAAGAAGCATTGgaaattcatcatcattattagagGAACTGCAAAATGAAAACCTCTTGTTTCCAGAGCAAGCCACAACTGATGACTCTTCAGAGAAATTTACATACCCTGAAGAAATGACCCTTAATTTACATAGTACTGATATCAGGCCAATGGCCACTGAAATGACTACAGATCCCACAGTTACCAATATAAATCCAATTACCTTTGCTAGGGCCACAGATGTAGCCAAACGTAACATATCACATGCTGCAGAGCTGCCCAAAATTACTGCACAACATCTAACTGGTTTCTCAAATGAATGGAAACATCCTTCTAGTAACACGCAGCATGACTGGAGAGATGCACCATTCTCAGAGAGACCCAGGCCAAATATTTtcgatataaaaaatatcaacaattacTACATATTACCAACTTTTACTATTCAAAATCATCCTCCCTTAAGGGAGAGCTTCTATAACTACCTAAGCAAGCTTCAGAGTCCTTGGCCTTACAGCCACTACAGTCCTCAAATTTACCCAAGATTCAATTCTCTCCCTGTTAGTCATTTCAACCAGAATGACTTTTATCATCGGTTACTTCAGAGACAACGTTACTATTATCCTCATCCCTATTATCAAGGCAGTTATACACAGAACCCAATCTACCAGCCTTATGTTCCATGGCAAAATTCTCATTATTGA